In one Triplophysa rosa linkage group LG13, Trosa_1v2, whole genome shotgun sequence genomic region, the following are encoded:
- the LOC130563665 gene encoding diacylglycerol kinase theta isoform X2 has product MADGGRVKHDSPSSSPSAGRKKAQQSPASKTRYSVNAPGHCFRKVTLTKPTFCHHCSDFIWGIVGFVCEVCNFMSHEKCIKHIRTVCSCMAPTQVRGPVAHCFGPAGLKKRFCCVCRKHLEGSSALRCEVCELHVHSDCAPFSISDCRFCHKDGGQDIDTYQHHWREGNVSSGARCEVCRRTCSSSDVLAGMRCEWCGVTAHASCYIIISPECSLGRLQNLILHPSCVRICSRNFSKMHCYRISENSQHGEMDTLDDVDTPSTVTAKETQSSGSPDTGKQMLKVFDGDDAAKRNQFRLVAIPRIIKNEEVVEAALRALYIPDEPQGYELQSYGQQGLFTDDIINRNGTPDNKPVFKDSASEFWLLRAKPRETEVLKIYAGWQKVGINHVSVTAGKSTTVDSVIKEVLSLLGKQNENPENFNLVEVLMSSKQVQRQVLNGQELLLDKLQEIRKISLRQMNQTRYYIEERRNGVVQVNLLLGGLPTQLDKEEYTHLLSEHLAIKSHLVTMTHVYAGQGAVVLQISCFSEAERIYMLAKDISISGKPLCSLVIPDITQSKLPKGSCPLLVFVNLKSGGLKGREILYSFRKLLNPHQVFELSSGGPLPGLHTFRDVPRFRILVCGGDGTVGWVLGVLESIRHKIACPEPAISIVPLGTGNDLARVLRWGAGYSGEDPYNILISVDEAEEVHMDRWTILLDAQEMTEDGKENDFLEPPKIVQMNNYFGLGIDAELSLDFHHAREEEPDKFNSRFHNKGVYVKVGLQKLSHTRNLHKDIRLQVDKQDIELPSIEGLIFLNIPSWGSGADLWGSDSDSRFGRPRIDDGMLEVVGVTGVVHMGQVQSGLRSGIRIAQGSYIRITMTKPIPVQVDGEPWIQSPGQIIISAAGPKVCMLRKAKTKQKKQSGSLKEVRSDSPAPSDGGQ; this is encoded by the exons ATGGCAGACGGCGGTCGGGTGAAGCACGACAGCCCGAGCTCGAGCCCGAGTGCCGGGAGGAAGAAGGCTCAGCAGTCGCCCGCTTCAAAGACGCGGTATTCGGTCAATGCTCCGGGACACTGCTTTCGGAAAGTGACCCTGACCAAACCGACCTTCTGCCATCACTGCAGCGACTTTATATGGGGCATTGTCGGGTTTGTTTGTGAAG TGTGTAACTTCATGTCCCATGAGAAGTGTATAAAGCACATCAGGACCGTGTGTTCATGCATGGCTCCCACACAGGTTCGG GGTCCTGTAGCACATTGCTTCGGTCCAGCCGGTCTGAAGAAGAggttctgttgtgtgtgtcgGAAGCATCTAGAAGGAAGCTCGGCCCTGCGCTGtgaag TGTGTGAGCTGCATGTTCACAGCGACTGCGCTCCGTTCAGCATCAGCGACTGCCGTTTCTGCCACAAAGATGGAGGTCAAGACATT GACACGTATCAGCACCACTGGCGGGAGGGCAACGTGTCCTCAGGTGCCCGCTGTGAGGTCTGCCGGCGCACCTGCAGCTCCTCGGACGTCCTGGCTGGCATGAGATGCGAGTGGTGCGGCGTTACG GCACATGCGTCATGTTATATAATCATTTCCCCGGAGTGCAGCCTGGGGCGTCTGCAGAACCTGATTCTTCACCCCAGCTGCGTGAGGATCTGCTCGCGAAACTTCAGCAAAATGCACTGTTACAGAATCTCGGAGAATTCCCAGCATGGAGAGATGG ATACTCTGGATGATGTCGATACTCCGAGTACAGTCACGGCAAAGGAAACTCAGTCCTCGGGATCACCTGACACGG GGAAACAGATGCTCAAAGTGTTCGATGGCGATGACGCAGCCAAGCGGAATCAGTTTCGTCTGGTAGCGATCCCTCGAATAATCAAGAATGAGGAAGTAGTG GAAGCAGCACTCAGAGCCTTGTATATCCCAGACGAGCCGCAGGGTTACGAGCTTCAGAGTTACGGCCAACAGGGACTGTTTACAGATGACATCATCAACCGCAACGGCACGCCCGACAACAAACCCGTGTTTAAGGACAGTGCATCCGAATTCTGGCTTCTCAGAGCCAAACCCAGAGAAACGGAGGTGTTGAAGATTTACGCCGGCTGGCAGAA gGTTGGAATCAATCACGTCTCGGTTACTGCTGGGAAAAGCACTACGGTAGATTCAGTCATAAAGGAGGTGCTGTCACTGCTTGGAAAACAG AATGAAAATCCTGAAAATTTCAACCTAGTGGAAGTTTTAATGAGCAGCAAACAAG TTCAACGGCAAGTTCTCAATGGTCAGGAGCTTCTGCTGGACAAACTTCAGGAGATACGGAAG ATCTCATTGCGGCAAATGAACCAAACACGGTATTACATCGAGGAGCGGAGGAATGGTGTGGTGCAGGTCAATCTGCTGCTGGGAGGTCTTCCTACACAACTCGACAAAGAGGAATACACGCACCTGCTATCAGAACATCTGGCTATAAAGA GTCACCTGGTTACGATGACTCATGTATATGCCGGTCAAG GTGCGGTTGTTCTGCAGATCAGCTGTTTTTCAGAGGCAGAGAGGATTTACATGCTGGCTAAAGATATCAGCATCAGCGGCAAACCACTCTGCTCACTGGTTATACCTGACATCACG CAAAGCAAGTTGCCCAAAGGAAGTTGCCCACTGTTGGTCTTTGTCAACCTTAAAAGTGGTGGACTGAAGGGCAGAGAGATCTTATACAGTTTCCGCAAACTTCTAAACCCTCACCAAGTGTTTGAACTCAGCAGTGGAGGACCGTTACCCGG GCTACACACGTTCAGGGATGTTCCTCGGTTTCGTATCCTTGTCTGTGGAGGTGATGGCACAGTGGGATGGGTGCTGGGGGTTCTGGAGTCCATCCGACACAAAATCGCCTGTCCTGAGCCAGCGATCAGCATCGTCCCGCTGGGCACCG gGAATGATCTGGCCCGGGTTTTGCGGTGGGGGGCGGGCTACAGCGGAGAAGATCCCTACAACATTCTGATATCAGTGGATGAGGCAGAGGAGGTCCACATGGACCGCTGGACGATTCTTCTGGATGCACAGGAAATGACGGAGGATGGCAAAGAGAACGACTTTCTAGAGCCGCCCAAG attGTGCAGATGAATAACTATTTTGGCCTGGGCATCGACGCTGAGCTGAGTCTGGACTTTCATCACGCGCGTGAGGAGGAACCGGATAAGTTTAACAGCAG GTTTCACAACAAAGGCGTGTATGTGAAGGTGGGCCTTCAGAAGCTGAGCCACACGAGAAATCTTCATAAAGACATCAGACTGCAGGTGGACAAACAAGACATAGAACTTCCCAGTATAGAGGGACTGATATTTCTTAACATTCCCAG CTGGGGTTCTGGTGCTGATCTGTGGGGCTCTGACAGTGACTCTCGTTTCGGGCGGCCCAGGATCGATGACGGCATGCTGGAGGTTGTGGGTGTGACGGGTGTGGTGCACATG GGTCAGGTTCAAAGTGGGCTGCGTTCTGGGATTCGTATCGCTCAGGGCAGCTACATTCGCATCACTATGACCAAACCCATTCCAGTGCAGGTGGACGGAGAACCTTGGATACAATCACCAGGACAGATCATCATCTCAGCCGCAGGACCAAag GTGTGCATGCTGAGAAAAGCCAAAACCAAGCAAAAGAAACAATCGGGCAGTTTAAAGGAAGTCCGATCTGACAGTCCGGCTCCCAGCGATGGAGGCCAGTGA
- the LOC130563665 gene encoding diacylglycerol kinase theta isoform X1 translates to MADGGRVKHDSPSSSPSAGRKKAQQSPASKTRYSVNAPGHCFRKVTLTKPTFCHHCSDFIWGIVGFVCEVCNFMSHEKCIKHIRTVCSCMAPTQVRGPVAHCFGPAGLKKRFCCVCRKHLEGSSALRCEVCELHVHSDCAPFSISDCRFCHKDGGQDIDTYQHHWREGNVSSGARCEVCRRTCSSSDVLAGMRCEWCGVTAHASCYIIISPECSLGRLQNLILHPSCVRICSRNFSKMHCYRISENSQHGEMDTLDDVDTPSTVTAKETQSSGSPDTGKQMLKVFDGDDAAKRNQFRLVAIPRIIKNEEVVSYAEFYFLYRQEAALRALYIPDEPQGYELQSYGQQGLFTDDIINRNGTPDNKPVFKDSASEFWLLRAKPRETEVLKIYAGWQKVGINHVSVTAGKSTTVDSVIKEVLSLLGKQNENPENFNLVEVLMSSKQVQRQVLNGQELLLDKLQEIRKISLRQMNQTRYYIEERRNGVVQVNLLLGGLPTQLDKEEYTHLLSEHLAIKSHLVTMTHVYAGQGAVVLQISCFSEAERIYMLAKDISISGKPLCSLVIPDITQSKLPKGSCPLLVFVNLKSGGLKGREILYSFRKLLNPHQVFELSSGGPLPGLHTFRDVPRFRILVCGGDGTVGWVLGVLESIRHKIACPEPAISIVPLGTGNDLARVLRWGAGYSGEDPYNILISVDEAEEVHMDRWTILLDAQEMTEDGKENDFLEPPKIVQMNNYFGLGIDAELSLDFHHAREEEPDKFNSRFHNKGVYVKVGLQKLSHTRNLHKDIRLQVDKQDIELPSIEGLIFLNIPSWGSGADLWGSDSDSRFGRPRIDDGMLEVVGVTGVVHMGQVQSGLRSGIRIAQGSYIRITMTKPIPVQVDGEPWIQSPGQIIISAAGPKVCMLRKAKTKQKKQSGSLKEVRSDSPAPSDGGQ, encoded by the exons ATGGCAGACGGCGGTCGGGTGAAGCACGACAGCCCGAGCTCGAGCCCGAGTGCCGGGAGGAAGAAGGCTCAGCAGTCGCCCGCTTCAAAGACGCGGTATTCGGTCAATGCTCCGGGACACTGCTTTCGGAAAGTGACCCTGACCAAACCGACCTTCTGCCATCACTGCAGCGACTTTATATGGGGCATTGTCGGGTTTGTTTGTGAAG TGTGTAACTTCATGTCCCATGAGAAGTGTATAAAGCACATCAGGACCGTGTGTTCATGCATGGCTCCCACACAGGTTCGG GGTCCTGTAGCACATTGCTTCGGTCCAGCCGGTCTGAAGAAGAggttctgttgtgtgtgtcgGAAGCATCTAGAAGGAAGCTCGGCCCTGCGCTGtgaag TGTGTGAGCTGCATGTTCACAGCGACTGCGCTCCGTTCAGCATCAGCGACTGCCGTTTCTGCCACAAAGATGGAGGTCAAGACATT GACACGTATCAGCACCACTGGCGGGAGGGCAACGTGTCCTCAGGTGCCCGCTGTGAGGTCTGCCGGCGCACCTGCAGCTCCTCGGACGTCCTGGCTGGCATGAGATGCGAGTGGTGCGGCGTTACG GCACATGCGTCATGTTATATAATCATTTCCCCGGAGTGCAGCCTGGGGCGTCTGCAGAACCTGATTCTTCACCCCAGCTGCGTGAGGATCTGCTCGCGAAACTTCAGCAAAATGCACTGTTACAGAATCTCGGAGAATTCCCAGCATGGAGAGATGG ATACTCTGGATGATGTCGATACTCCGAGTACAGTCACGGCAAAGGAAACTCAGTCCTCGGGATCACCTGACACGG GGAAACAGATGCTCAAAGTGTTCGATGGCGATGACGCAGCCAAGCGGAATCAGTTTCGTCTGGTAGCGATCCCTCGAATAATCAAGAATGAGGAAGTAGTG AGTTATGCGGAATTCTACTTCCTGTACCGACAGGAAGCAGCACTCAGAGCCTTGTATATCCCAGACGAGCCGCAGGGTTACGAGCTTCAGAGTTACGGCCAACAGGGACTGTTTACAGATGACATCATCAACCGCAACGGCACGCCCGACAACAAACCCGTGTTTAAGGACAGTGCATCCGAATTCTGGCTTCTCAGAGCCAAACCCAGAGAAACGGAGGTGTTGAAGATTTACGCCGGCTGGCAGAA gGTTGGAATCAATCACGTCTCGGTTACTGCTGGGAAAAGCACTACGGTAGATTCAGTCATAAAGGAGGTGCTGTCACTGCTTGGAAAACAG AATGAAAATCCTGAAAATTTCAACCTAGTGGAAGTTTTAATGAGCAGCAAACAAG TTCAACGGCAAGTTCTCAATGGTCAGGAGCTTCTGCTGGACAAACTTCAGGAGATACGGAAG ATCTCATTGCGGCAAATGAACCAAACACGGTATTACATCGAGGAGCGGAGGAATGGTGTGGTGCAGGTCAATCTGCTGCTGGGAGGTCTTCCTACACAACTCGACAAAGAGGAATACACGCACCTGCTATCAGAACATCTGGCTATAAAGA GTCACCTGGTTACGATGACTCATGTATATGCCGGTCAAG GTGCGGTTGTTCTGCAGATCAGCTGTTTTTCAGAGGCAGAGAGGATTTACATGCTGGCTAAAGATATCAGCATCAGCGGCAAACCACTCTGCTCACTGGTTATACCTGACATCACG CAAAGCAAGTTGCCCAAAGGAAGTTGCCCACTGTTGGTCTTTGTCAACCTTAAAAGTGGTGGACTGAAGGGCAGAGAGATCTTATACAGTTTCCGCAAACTTCTAAACCCTCACCAAGTGTTTGAACTCAGCAGTGGAGGACCGTTACCCGG GCTACACACGTTCAGGGATGTTCCTCGGTTTCGTATCCTTGTCTGTGGAGGTGATGGCACAGTGGGATGGGTGCTGGGGGTTCTGGAGTCCATCCGACACAAAATCGCCTGTCCTGAGCCAGCGATCAGCATCGTCCCGCTGGGCACCG gGAATGATCTGGCCCGGGTTTTGCGGTGGGGGGCGGGCTACAGCGGAGAAGATCCCTACAACATTCTGATATCAGTGGATGAGGCAGAGGAGGTCCACATGGACCGCTGGACGATTCTTCTGGATGCACAGGAAATGACGGAGGATGGCAAAGAGAACGACTTTCTAGAGCCGCCCAAG attGTGCAGATGAATAACTATTTTGGCCTGGGCATCGACGCTGAGCTGAGTCTGGACTTTCATCACGCGCGTGAGGAGGAACCGGATAAGTTTAACAGCAG GTTTCACAACAAAGGCGTGTATGTGAAGGTGGGCCTTCAGAAGCTGAGCCACACGAGAAATCTTCATAAAGACATCAGACTGCAGGTGGACAAACAAGACATAGAACTTCCCAGTATAGAGGGACTGATATTTCTTAACATTCCCAG CTGGGGTTCTGGTGCTGATCTGTGGGGCTCTGACAGTGACTCTCGTTTCGGGCGGCCCAGGATCGATGACGGCATGCTGGAGGTTGTGGGTGTGACGGGTGTGGTGCACATG GGTCAGGTTCAAAGTGGGCTGCGTTCTGGGATTCGTATCGCTCAGGGCAGCTACATTCGCATCACTATGACCAAACCCATTCCAGTGCAGGTGGACGGAGAACCTTGGATACAATCACCAGGACAGATCATCATCTCAGCCGCAGGACCAAag GTGTGCATGCTGAGAAAAGCCAAAACCAAGCAAAAGAAACAATCGGGCAGTTTAAAGGAAGTCCGATCTGACAGTCCGGCTCCCAGCGATGGAGGCCAGTGA